In Chryseobacterium turcicum, a single window of DNA contains:
- the tssD gene encoding type VI secretion system tube protein TssD: protein MAANSRGILKFNGSEGQKLLKLNYSVSRSTDVSGRVASDPSNALIKLTIEATEKSEILESLLNGKYKPTSGEITFNKSHEEGTLITLNWENGYVIQHEVDFDAVDQNSMLISFVVSAEKINYGNSAYEGIWPTS, encoded by the coding sequence ATGGCAGCAAATTCAAGAGGAATCTTAAAATTCAATGGCAGCGAAGGTCAAAAATTATTAAAATTGAACTACAGCGTTTCTAGATCTACAGATGTTTCAGGTAGAGTAGCATCAGATCCATCAAATGCGCTTATCAAATTAACGATTGAGGCAACAGAAAAATCTGAAATCCTTGAATCATTATTAAATGGAAAATACAAACCAACATCAGGCGAAATTACATTCAACAAATCTCACGAAGAAGGAACTTTAATTACTTTAAACTGGGAAAACGGCTACGTTATTCAGCACGAAGTAGATTTTGATGCAGTTGACCAGAACTCTATGTTAATCAGTTTTGTCGTAAGTGCAGAGAAAATCAACTACGGTAATTCTGCGTACGAAGGAATTTGGCCAACATCATAA
- a CDS encoding transposase, with translation MKRERKIYDPTFKTKAVQLSNERTNISELARELGIAVTLLYKWRKEYEEFGAGSFPGNGNLKLTPE, from the coding sequence ATGAAACGAGAGCGAAAAATCTACGACCCTACTTTTAAGACCAAGGCCGTTCAACTAAGCAATGAGCGAACTAATATCTCGGAACTCGCCCGAGAACTAGGAATCGCTGTCACACTACTTTACAAATGGCGCAAAGAGTATGAAGAATTTGGGGCAGGTAGCTTTCCGGGGAATGGGAATTTAAAACTCACCCCTGAATAG
- a CDS encoding IS3 family transposase codes for MKYKFIKNNEFIFPIEKMCNILKLSSSGYYKWKNRPRSKILLLKEKIKHQITSIYFSSKQRYGSPRIAFELNSLGYRVSRITVVKYMKELGLRSKLNKKFKVTTNSKHNYLVVDNILDRNSTADKSSKVWVSDITYIQTKEGFLYLTTVIDLYDRKIIGWSLSKGMSTEETSLTAWKMAVKNRKIADGLIFHSDRGVQYASKKFVNTLDFYNVIRSMSRRGNYWDNAVAESFFKSLKTELIYGNKLTTKEQMELEVFEYIEIWYNKKRRHSILNYQTIEEFNNQNEICKNAA; via the coding sequence ATGAAGTATAAATTCATAAAAAATAATGAATTTATATTCCCGATTGAAAAGATGTGTAATATTTTAAAATTAAGTTCCAGTGGCTATTATAAATGGAAAAATAGACCCAGGAGCAAGATATTGCTTTTGAAAGAAAAAATAAAACATCAAATAACTTCGATTTATTTTTCATCAAAACAACGCTACGGAAGCCCGAGAATTGCATTTGAGTTAAATTCATTAGGATACAGAGTATCGCGAATCACGGTGGTAAAATATATGAAGGAGCTGGGTTTGAGAAGTAAATTAAACAAGAAATTTAAAGTAACTACGAACTCTAAACACAATTATTTGGTAGTAGACAACATCTTGGACAGAAACTCTACAGCAGATAAATCCTCAAAAGTTTGGGTTTCTGACATCACTTATATCCAGACCAAAGAAGGATTTTTGTACTTGACAACTGTTATTGATTTATACGACCGAAAAATAATCGGATGGAGTTTGAGTAAAGGAATGAGTACAGAAGAAACAAGTCTTACAGCCTGGAAAATGGCTGTCAAAAATAGGAAAATAGCAGATGGATTAATTTTTCATAGCGACAGAGGTGTTCAATATGCAAGCAAAAAATTTGTAAATACATTAGATTTTTATAACGTCATAAGAAGTATGAGCCGCAGAGGAAATTATTGGGATAATGCAGTGGCTGAAAGTTTTTTCAAATCATTAAAAACGGAACTCATTTATGGTAACAAGCTCACTACAAAAGAACAAATGGAGCTGGAAGTTTTCGAATACATAGAAATCTGGTACAACAAAAAAAGACGTCATAGCATCCTGAATTACCAAACGATAGAAGAATTCAACAATCAAAACGAAATTTGTAAAAATGCTGCTTAA